The Centroberyx gerrardi isolate f3 chromosome 7, fCenGer3.hap1.cur.20231027, whole genome shotgun sequence genome contains a region encoding:
- the nme3 gene encoding nucleoside diphosphate kinase 3 isoform X1, protein MGPKKRSRRDLHELEDLIIKHARIEDSGWTGVNERTFIAVKPDGVQRKLVGEIMRRFEKKGFKLVGLKLIQASEDLLREHYWHLSGKPFFSGLIRYMSSGPVVAMVWQGLDVVKIARKMLGETNPVDSLPGTIRGDYCVEVSRNVVHGSDSVESAQKEISLWFRQNELHCWEDSSNHWIYN, encoded by the exons ATGGGGCCGAAAAAAAGGTCACGGCGAGATCTACATGAACTTGAAGATTTGATTATAAAGCATGCACGGATAGAGGACTCTG GCTGGACGGGTGTGAACGAGCGCACCTTCATCGCCGTGAAACCAGATGGCGTGCAGCGGAAACTGGTGGGAGAAATCATGCGTCGCTTCGAGAAGAAGGGCTTCAAACTGGTGGGACTCAAACTTATTCAG gcatCCGAAGACCTTCTTAGGGAACACTATTGGCACCTGAGTGGGAAGCCCTTCTTCAGTGGACTGATACGCTACATGAGCTCTGGACCTGTCGTTGCAATG gtgtggcAGGGTTTGGATGTGGTCAAGATCGCACGCAAGATGTTGGGAGAGACCAATCCTGTAGACTCGCTGCCTGGAACTATCCGAGGAGACTACTGTGTGGAGGTCAGCAG GAATGTGGTCCATGGCAGCGACTCGGTGGAGAGCGCCCAGAAGGAGATTTCACTGTGGTTCCGCCAGAACGAGCTTCACTGCTGGGAGGACAGCAGCAACCACTGGATCTACAACTGA
- the nme3 gene encoding nucleoside diphosphate kinase 3 isoform X2 codes for MICLFLTIFANIFQTGWTGVNERTFIAVKPDGVQRKLVGEIMRRFEKKGFKLVGLKLIQASEDLLREHYWHLSGKPFFSGLIRYMSSGPVVAMVWQGLDVVKIARKMLGETNPVDSLPGTIRGDYCVEVSRNVVHGSDSVESAQKEISLWFRQNELHCWEDSSNHWIYN; via the exons ATGATTTGCCTCTTTCTGACTATATTTGCCAATATATTTCAGACAG GCTGGACGGGTGTGAACGAGCGCACCTTCATCGCCGTGAAACCAGATGGCGTGCAGCGGAAACTGGTGGGAGAAATCATGCGTCGCTTCGAGAAGAAGGGCTTCAAACTGGTGGGACTCAAACTTATTCAG gcatCCGAAGACCTTCTTAGGGAACACTATTGGCACCTGAGTGGGAAGCCCTTCTTCAGTGGACTGATACGCTACATGAGCTCTGGACCTGTCGTTGCAATG gtgtggcAGGGTTTGGATGTGGTCAAGATCGCACGCAAGATGTTGGGAGAGACCAATCCTGTAGACTCGCTGCCTGGAACTATCCGAGGAGACTACTGTGTGGAGGTCAGCAG GAATGTGGTCCATGGCAGCGACTCGGTGGAGAGCGCCCAGAAGGAGATTTCACTGTGGTTCCGCCAGAACGAGCTTCACTGCTGGGAGGACAGCAGCAACCACTGGATCTACAACTGA
- the mrps34 gene encoding small ribosomal subunit protein mS34, giving the protein MVKKKRVRWIAEMARKIRAYRELKSQPRDSQKYALDYETMRRPHTGKMLPVLAWHDVRRESRLFSLLAGMRLFGVGRLFTRKSWLTDHTEPSYWQITKVKVDYTAENMDHGRAWGVLTYKGKQESEVKEVDKVMYHDWRLVPKHEEQQFKDFEPLPEPPVRYVTYPPLLRAMLLAQHQAGGGTSGPEEPALPLKRDVLLNKDYFRSQEQERQRKEGTAV; this is encoded by the exons ATGGTGAAGAAGAAGCGAGTCCGCTGGATAGCAGAGATGGCACGGAAGATCCGGGCCTATCGCGAGCTCAAGTCCCAGCCGCGGGACTCCCAGAAATATGCCCTGGACTATGAGACGATGCGGCGGCCTCACACGGGCAAGATGCTGCCCGTGCTCGCCTGGCACGATGTGCGCAGGGAGAGCcgcctcttctccctcctggcgGGCATGAGGCTGTTTGGAGTGGGCCGCCTCTTCACTCGCAAGTCCTGGCTGACGGACCACACGGAGCCCAGCTACTGGCAGATCACCAAGGTCAAGGTGGACTACACAGCTGAG AACATGGATCATGGCAGAGCATGGGGAGTCCTCACCTATAAAG GGAAGCAGGAGAGCGAGGTCAAGGAGGTGGATAAGGTGATGTACCATGACTGGCGCCTGGTGCCCAAACACGAGGAACAGCAGTTCAAGGACTTCGAGCCGCTCCCTGAGCCGCCCGTGCGCTACGTCACCTACCCCCCCCTGCTGCGCGCCATGCTCCTGGCCCAGCACCAGGCAGGAGGCGGCACCTCGGGGCCCGAGGAGCCAGCCCTGCCGCTGAAGAGGGACGTCCTGCTCAACAAAGACTATTTCCGCAGCCAGGagcaagagaggcagagaaaagaggggacTGCTGTGTGA